Proteins encoded together in one Ipomoea triloba cultivar NCNSP0323 chromosome 4, ASM357664v1 window:
- the LOC116017209 gene encoding LEAF RUST 10 DISEASE-RESISTANCE LOCUS RECEPTOR-LIKE PROTEIN KINASE-like 1.1 — MSQPNCGLHTLDCGARPFPRVKFGEQQYDIKNIRGESMRLFNPLPQSYFLERNCNIFYRKFSSFPTSALISFVPRMHNFYRCDRKSNVSLQKIGRYFNGFASYNKCKNFVVYYREGRNDTAPGGSLPAECSIIQLPFRKNSRASDLFRKLNSPISVEWEVSETCEDCHYKGGRCLIDHNNTTLCSGVAGKSIKSKVILVTVFGGVILILATSLVVMYFRNRKKGCFGSSSSSKRDLEGGSKYFGVAVFSYSELERATNKFDSSKELGDGGFGAVYHGKLRDGREVAVKRLYEHNSKRMEHFINEIKILTHLRHQNLVTLYGCTSRRSRELLLVYEYIPNGTVSDHLHGERANRVTLAWPIRMNIAVETAIALAYLHASDIIHRDVKTANILLDNNFCVKVADFGLSRLLPYNVTHVSTAPQGTPGYVDPEYHQCYQLTDKSDVYSFGVVLVELISSMPAVDISRHRDEINLANLAINKIQRRAFNELIDPSLGFETNTEITRMITSVAELAFQCLQAKKEMRPTMDDVVETLKGIQGCDEFREDAIEDQTNKNTNVSSSVKVQPTLESEDIVLLKKINRFPTSPTSVTDRWTSCSTATSNSS; from the exons ATGTCACAACCCAACTGCGGATTGCACACCTTAGATTGTGGTGCCAGGCCATTTCCCAGAGTTAAGTTTGGAGAACAACAATATGATATTAAGAATATTAGAGGTGAAAGTATGCGTCTCTTCAACCCCCTTCCACAGAGTTACTTTCTGGAACGAAATTGCAACATTTTTTACAGAAAGTTCTCATCATTTCCCACCTCTGCTTTGATTTCGTTTGTTCCTCGTATGCATAACTTCTACAGATGTGATCGGAAGTCAAATGTTAGCTTGCAGAAGATTGGTCGTTACTTTAATGGATTTGCGAGCTATAATAAGTGCAAGAACTTCGTGGTGTACTATAGAGAGGGCCGCAATGATACTGCCCCAGGCGGCAGCCTTCCTGCAGAGTGTTCAATTATTCAATTGCCATTTCGAAAGAACTCCAGAGCAAGTGACCTATTTCGGAAATTAAATTCTCCGATTTCTGTAGAATGGGAGGTCTCTGAAACTTGTGAGGATTGTCATTATAAAGGGGGGAGATGCCTAATTGACCACAATAACACTACTCTTTGCTCTGGAG TTGCAGGAAAAAGTATCAAGTCAAAGGTCATTCTGGTAACAG TTTTTGGTGGGGTAATATTGATCCTGGCAACAAGTTTGGTGGTCATGTATTTTCGGAATCGCAAGAAGGGATGTTTTGGttcttcttcatcctcaaaACGTGACCTCGAGGGAGGCAGCAAGTACTTTGGGGTTGCAGTTTTCTCCTACTCCGAACTTGAAAGAGCAAcgaacaagtttgattcttcAAAAGAACTCGGAGATGGAGGATTTGGAGCTGTTTATCACG GCAAACTTCGAGATGGAAGAGAAGTTGCAGTGAAGCGGTTGTATGAGCACAACAGCAAGAGAATGGAGcacttcattaatgaaataaaaatccTCACCCATCTAAGGCATCAAAATCTTGTAACCCTCTATGGCTGCACGTCGAGGCGCAGCCGTGAGCTCCTCCTTGTTTATGAATACATCCCTAATGGAACAGTTTCAGATCATCTCCATGGGGAAAGGGCAAACCGTGTAACCCTCGCGTGGCCAATCCGAATGAACATTGCAGTAGAAACCGCTATTGCACTTGCTTATCTCCACGCTTCTGACATAATACACCGCGATGTGAAGACTGCTAACATTCTTCTCGACAACAACTTTTGTGTAAAAGTTGCTGATTTCGGGCTTTCAAGGCTTCTCCCTTACAACGTCACACATGTCTCCACTGCACCGCAAGGGACACCAGGGTATGTTGATCCCGAGTATCACCAGTGCTATCAGCTAACTGATAAGAGCGACGTTTATAGTTTTGGAGTTGTCCTGGTTGAGCTCATATCATCAATGCCTGCTGTGGATATAAGTAGACACAGAGACGAAATCAATCTGGCGAATCTAGCGATAAACAAGATACAAAGACGTGCATTTAATGAGCTGATCGATCCATCTCTAGGGTTCGAGACAAACACCGAAATAACGAGGATGATCACTTCAGTGGCAGAGCTAGCATTTCAATGCTTGCAAGCCAAGAAAGAAATGAGGCCTACAATGGATGATGTAGTGGAGACACTGAAGGGGATTCAAGGATGTGATGAGTTCAGAGAGGATGCAATAGAGGATCAGACAAATAAGAATACTAATGTTTCTAGCAGTGTAAAAGTCCAACCCACATTGGAATCAGAAGATATTGTCTTGTTGAAGAAGATCAATAGGTTCCCAACTTCTCCAACTTCAGTGACTGATAGGTGGACCAGTTGCTCTACTGCAACCAGTAACAGTTCATGA